A stretch of Castanea sativa cultivar Marrone di Chiusa Pesio chromosome 2, ASM4071231v1 DNA encodes these proteins:
- the LOC142624280 gene encoding calmodulin-binding transcription activator 5 isoform X2 has protein sequence MEGQLVGSEIHGFHTLHDLDLGNIREEAGTRWLRPNEIQAILCNYKNFSINVKPVNLPKSGTLVLFDRKMLRNFRKDGHNWKKKKDGKTVKEAHEHLKVGDEERIHVYYAHGQDNPTFVRRCYWLLDKSLEHIVLVHYRETQELQGSPGTPVNSNSSSGSSAPWLLTDELDSGGNHAHYGGTVQNHELRLHEINTLEWDDLLLTNDLNNSIVPKGAKVSSIDQTNQALNDSLHYGVSNSSAEVSSFSNLTEAIARSDNIYSSFPDSIYDQAMKGQLNANVPRRDSITMATNDSLDILVNDGLQSQDSFGRWINQIIAGSPGSVDDSVLESSISSGHGSFISSMTDHSQSSVPEQIFSITDVSPAWAFSTEKTKIIVIGFFHKEYLHLANSSLLCVCGDVCVPAETVQVGVYRCFVLPHSSGLVNLFMSFDGHKPISQVLNFEYRIPLSVDPKNSLEEKYKWEDFQYQLRLAYLLFSSSKNLNILSNKVSPNSLKEAKNFAHKTSNILHSWEKFIKSVEDSKVPFPQAKDILFELTLKNRLKEWLLERVVERPKTTERSKSTEYDAQGLGVIHLCAILGYTWAVPLFSCSGLSLDFRDKYGWTALHWAAFCGREKMVASLLSAGAKPNLVTDPTPKNPGGSTAADLASLKGYDGLAAYLSEKALVEQFKDMSIAGNISGSLDTSATDTVITENLSEDQIYLKDTLAAYRTTAEAAARIQAAFRDHSLKVRTKEVEFSTPEDEARNIIAAMKIQHAFRNFESKKKMAAAARIQYRFRTWKIRKDFLNMRRHAIKIQAAFRGFQVRRQYGKILWSVGVLEKAVLRWRLKRRGFRGFQVDPMEPVPDQRLESDTEEDFYRTSRKQAEERVERSVVRVQAMFRSKKAQEEYRRMKMTHNQARLEYEGFLDSDTDMT, from the exons ATGGAAGGCCAACTTGTTGGCTCTGAAATTCATGGCTTCCATACATTGCATG ATTTGGATCTTGGGAATATTAGGGAAGAAGCCGGTACAAGATGGCTCCGCCCAAATGAAATTCAAGCAATACTCTGTAATTACAAGAACTTCAGCATCAATGTCAAGCCAGTGAACTTGCCCAAAA GTGGCACTTTAGTATTGTTTGATCGTAAGATGCTTAGGAACTTCCGGAAAGATGGTCATAactggaagaagaaaaaggatggGAAGACTGTTAAAGAAGCCCATGAACACTTAAAA GTTGGTGATGAAGAAAGGATCCATGTATACTATGCACATGGCCAAGATAACCCAACCTTTGTTCGTAGGTGTTACTGGCTTCTTGATAA gAGCCTAGAACATATTGTCCTTGTTCATTATCGTGAAACACAGGAG TTGCAGGGATCTCCAGGAACACCTGTCAATTCAAATTCTAGTTCTGGTTCTTCTGCTCCTTGGCTTTTGACAGACGAACTTGACTCTGGTGGTAATCATGCGCATTATGGTG GAACCGTCCAGAATCACGAACTAAGGCTTCATGAGATTAATACGCTAGAATGGGATGATCTCCTCCTGACAAATGATCTTAACAACTCAATTGTACCTAAAGGAG CCAAAGTTTCAAGTATTGACCAAACAAATCAAGCACTAAATGACTCCTTGCATTAT GGAGTGAGCAATTCCTCAGCTGAAGTTTCTTCTTTCAGTAATTTGACAGAAGCAATTGCTAGGAGTGATAACATTTATTCAAGTTTCCCAGACAGTATTTATGACCAGGCAATGAAGGGTCAATTGAATGCAAACGTGCCAAGAAGGGATTCTATCACCATGGCAACCAATGATTCGTTAGATATTCTGGTCAATGATGGATTGCAAAGCCAGGACAGTTTTGGAAGGTGGATAAACCAGATCATAGCTGGCTCACCAGGTTCTGTGGATGATTCAGTGCTTGAATCCTCAATTTCATCTGGTCATGGATCATTTATCTCTTCAATGACAGATCATTCTCAATCTTCTGTTCCAGAGCAAATATTTAGCATAACAGACGTCTCCCCTGCATGGGCCTTTTCAACCGAGAAAACaaag ATCATAGTCATTGGATTCTTTCATAAAGAGTATCTACATCTAGCGAATTCCAGTCTTCTTTGTGTCTGTGGCGATGTCTGTGTTCCTGCAGAAACTGTTCAGGTTGGGGTGTATCGCTGTTTTGTGCTGCCACATTCCTCTGGATTAGTAAACCTTTTTATGAGTTTTGATGGTCACAAACCCATCAGCCAAGTTCTGAATTTTGAGTATCGCATTCCTTTATCAGTTGacccaaaaaattcattagAAGAGAAGTACAAGTGGGAAGATTTCCAATATCAGCTTCGGCTGGCTTATCTGCTCTTCTCTTCTTCCAAGAACCTTAACATTCTGTCTAATAAAGTATCGCCAAATTCCCTGAAGGAGGCTAAGAACTTTGCCCACAAAACCTCTAATATTTTGCATAGTTGGGAGAAATTTATCAAGTCAGTTGAAGACAGCAAAGTTCCATTTCCACAGGCAAAAGATATTCTGTTTGAACTCACTTTGAAAAACAGACTAAAGGAATGGCTGTTGGAAAGAGTTGTTGAACGCCCTAAAACCACTGAGCGCTCTAAAAGCACTGAATATGATGCCCAAGGTCTAGGTGTAATACATTTATGTGCTATTCTAGGATATACATGGGCTGTTCCTTTATTTTCATGTTCGGGCTTATCATTGGATTTTCGTGATAAATATGGATGGACAGCTCTTCATTGGGCAGCCTTTTGTGGAAG GGAGAAAATGGTTGCATCACTTTTATCTGCAGGTGCAAAGCCAAACTTGGTCACTGACCCTACACCAAAAAACCCTGGGGGATCCACTGCTGCTGATCTTGCATCTTTAAAGGGTTACGATGGCTTAGCAGCTTATCTTTCGGAAAAGGCTTTGGTTGAACAATTCAAGGATATGAGCATAGCTGGAAACATCAGTGGCTCCCTTGATACTAGCGCAACTGACACAGTGATCACTGAGAACCTCAGTGAGGATCAGATCTACCTTAAAGATACTTTGGCAGCTTATCGGACAACTGCTGAAGCTGCAGCACGTATACAGGCTGCATTTAGAGACCACTCACTAAAAGTACGGACCAAAGAGGTTGAGTTTTCCACTCCTGAGGATGAAGCACGCAATATAATTGCAGCAATGAAGATTCAACATGCCTTTCGCAACTttgaatcaaaaaaaaagatggcAGCTGCTGCCCGTATCCAATATAGATTCCGCACCTGGAAGATCCGTAAAGATTTCCTTAATATGCGGCGCCATGCAATCAAAATTCAA GCAGCTTTCCGGGGATTCCAAGTGCGGAGGCAGTACGGTAAAATTCTCTGGTCAGTCGGGGTGCTTGAGAAAGCAGTTCTGCGCTGGCGTTTGAAGAGAAGGGGTTTTCGTGGTTTTCAAGTTGATCCTATGGAACCAGTTCCTGATCAGAGGCTGGAAAGTGATACTGAGGAGGACTTCTATCGGACTAGCCGGAAACAAGCTGAAGAGCGGGTTGAGAGATCTGTTGTACGTGTTCAGGCCATGTTCCGTTCAAAGAAAGCACAAGAAGAATATCGGAGGATGAAGATGACCCACAATCAAGCAAGG TTGGAATATGAAGGGTTCCTTGACTCTGATACTGATATGACTTAG
- the LOC142624280 gene encoding calmodulin-binding transcription activator 5 isoform X1, with protein MEGQLVGSEIHGFHTLHDLDLGNIREEAGTRWLRPNEIQAILCNYKNFSINVKPVNLPKSGTLVLFDRKMLRNFRKDGHNWKKKKDGKTVKEAHEHLKVGDEERIHVYYAHGQDNPTFVRRCYWLLDKSLEHIVLVHYRETQELQGSPGTPVNSNSSSGSSAPWLLTDELDSGGNHAHYGESAGTVQNHELRLHEINTLEWDDLLLTNDLNNSIVPKGAKVSSIDQTNQALNDSLHYGVSNSSAEVSSFSNLTEAIARSDNIYSSFPDSIYDQAMKGQLNANVPRRDSITMATNDSLDILVNDGLQSQDSFGRWINQIIAGSPGSVDDSVLESSISSGHGSFISSMTDHSQSSVPEQIFSITDVSPAWAFSTEKTKIIVIGFFHKEYLHLANSSLLCVCGDVCVPAETVQVGVYRCFVLPHSSGLVNLFMSFDGHKPISQVLNFEYRIPLSVDPKNSLEEKYKWEDFQYQLRLAYLLFSSSKNLNILSNKVSPNSLKEAKNFAHKTSNILHSWEKFIKSVEDSKVPFPQAKDILFELTLKNRLKEWLLERVVERPKTTERSKSTEYDAQGLGVIHLCAILGYTWAVPLFSCSGLSLDFRDKYGWTALHWAAFCGREKMVASLLSAGAKPNLVTDPTPKNPGGSTAADLASLKGYDGLAAYLSEKALVEQFKDMSIAGNISGSLDTSATDTVITENLSEDQIYLKDTLAAYRTTAEAAARIQAAFRDHSLKVRTKEVEFSTPEDEARNIIAAMKIQHAFRNFESKKKMAAAARIQYRFRTWKIRKDFLNMRRHAIKIQAAFRGFQVRRQYGKILWSVGVLEKAVLRWRLKRRGFRGFQVDPMEPVPDQRLESDTEEDFYRTSRKQAEERVERSVVRVQAMFRSKKAQEEYRRMKMTHNQARLEYEGFLDSDTDMT; from the exons ATGGAAGGCCAACTTGTTGGCTCTGAAATTCATGGCTTCCATACATTGCATG ATTTGGATCTTGGGAATATTAGGGAAGAAGCCGGTACAAGATGGCTCCGCCCAAATGAAATTCAAGCAATACTCTGTAATTACAAGAACTTCAGCATCAATGTCAAGCCAGTGAACTTGCCCAAAA GTGGCACTTTAGTATTGTTTGATCGTAAGATGCTTAGGAACTTCCGGAAAGATGGTCATAactggaagaagaaaaaggatggGAAGACTGTTAAAGAAGCCCATGAACACTTAAAA GTTGGTGATGAAGAAAGGATCCATGTATACTATGCACATGGCCAAGATAACCCAACCTTTGTTCGTAGGTGTTACTGGCTTCTTGATAA gAGCCTAGAACATATTGTCCTTGTTCATTATCGTGAAACACAGGAG TTGCAGGGATCTCCAGGAACACCTGTCAATTCAAATTCTAGTTCTGGTTCTTCTGCTCCTTGGCTTTTGACAGACGAACTTGACTCTGGTGGTAATCATGCGCATTATGGTG AATCAGCAGGAACCGTCCAGAATCACGAACTAAGGCTTCATGAGATTAATACGCTAGAATGGGATGATCTCCTCCTGACAAATGATCTTAACAACTCAATTGTACCTAAAGGAG CCAAAGTTTCAAGTATTGACCAAACAAATCAAGCACTAAATGACTCCTTGCATTAT GGAGTGAGCAATTCCTCAGCTGAAGTTTCTTCTTTCAGTAATTTGACAGAAGCAATTGCTAGGAGTGATAACATTTATTCAAGTTTCCCAGACAGTATTTATGACCAGGCAATGAAGGGTCAATTGAATGCAAACGTGCCAAGAAGGGATTCTATCACCATGGCAACCAATGATTCGTTAGATATTCTGGTCAATGATGGATTGCAAAGCCAGGACAGTTTTGGAAGGTGGATAAACCAGATCATAGCTGGCTCACCAGGTTCTGTGGATGATTCAGTGCTTGAATCCTCAATTTCATCTGGTCATGGATCATTTATCTCTTCAATGACAGATCATTCTCAATCTTCTGTTCCAGAGCAAATATTTAGCATAACAGACGTCTCCCCTGCATGGGCCTTTTCAACCGAGAAAACaaag ATCATAGTCATTGGATTCTTTCATAAAGAGTATCTACATCTAGCGAATTCCAGTCTTCTTTGTGTCTGTGGCGATGTCTGTGTTCCTGCAGAAACTGTTCAGGTTGGGGTGTATCGCTGTTTTGTGCTGCCACATTCCTCTGGATTAGTAAACCTTTTTATGAGTTTTGATGGTCACAAACCCATCAGCCAAGTTCTGAATTTTGAGTATCGCATTCCTTTATCAGTTGacccaaaaaattcattagAAGAGAAGTACAAGTGGGAAGATTTCCAATATCAGCTTCGGCTGGCTTATCTGCTCTTCTCTTCTTCCAAGAACCTTAACATTCTGTCTAATAAAGTATCGCCAAATTCCCTGAAGGAGGCTAAGAACTTTGCCCACAAAACCTCTAATATTTTGCATAGTTGGGAGAAATTTATCAAGTCAGTTGAAGACAGCAAAGTTCCATTTCCACAGGCAAAAGATATTCTGTTTGAACTCACTTTGAAAAACAGACTAAAGGAATGGCTGTTGGAAAGAGTTGTTGAACGCCCTAAAACCACTGAGCGCTCTAAAAGCACTGAATATGATGCCCAAGGTCTAGGTGTAATACATTTATGTGCTATTCTAGGATATACATGGGCTGTTCCTTTATTTTCATGTTCGGGCTTATCATTGGATTTTCGTGATAAATATGGATGGACAGCTCTTCATTGGGCAGCCTTTTGTGGAAG GGAGAAAATGGTTGCATCACTTTTATCTGCAGGTGCAAAGCCAAACTTGGTCACTGACCCTACACCAAAAAACCCTGGGGGATCCACTGCTGCTGATCTTGCATCTTTAAAGGGTTACGATGGCTTAGCAGCTTATCTTTCGGAAAAGGCTTTGGTTGAACAATTCAAGGATATGAGCATAGCTGGAAACATCAGTGGCTCCCTTGATACTAGCGCAACTGACACAGTGATCACTGAGAACCTCAGTGAGGATCAGATCTACCTTAAAGATACTTTGGCAGCTTATCGGACAACTGCTGAAGCTGCAGCACGTATACAGGCTGCATTTAGAGACCACTCACTAAAAGTACGGACCAAAGAGGTTGAGTTTTCCACTCCTGAGGATGAAGCACGCAATATAATTGCAGCAATGAAGATTCAACATGCCTTTCGCAACTttgaatcaaaaaaaaagatggcAGCTGCTGCCCGTATCCAATATAGATTCCGCACCTGGAAGATCCGTAAAGATTTCCTTAATATGCGGCGCCATGCAATCAAAATTCAA GCAGCTTTCCGGGGATTCCAAGTGCGGAGGCAGTACGGTAAAATTCTCTGGTCAGTCGGGGTGCTTGAGAAAGCAGTTCTGCGCTGGCGTTTGAAGAGAAGGGGTTTTCGTGGTTTTCAAGTTGATCCTATGGAACCAGTTCCTGATCAGAGGCTGGAAAGTGATACTGAGGAGGACTTCTATCGGACTAGCCGGAAACAAGCTGAAGAGCGGGTTGAGAGATCTGTTGTACGTGTTCAGGCCATGTTCCGTTCAAAGAAAGCACAAGAAGAATATCGGAGGATGAAGATGACCCACAATCAAGCAAGG TTGGAATATGAAGGGTTCCTTGACTCTGATACTGATATGACTTAG